In Nocardioides sp. zg-1228, a single window of DNA contains:
- a CDS encoding IS3 family transposase (programmed frameshift), with protein sequence MAGRYPKEFKEDVIRVARDRGPGETLEQIAHDFGVHPVTLSKWLRQADVEDGIKPGVTKDQAAELRAARNRIRRLEQENEVLRRAAAYLSQASLPKRLYPLVRDLAASGVPAEVSLEVLGLGRSAYYRWLAKPITDSDYAEAYLANAIFDAHRDDPEFGYRFLFDEVTDAGHEVSERTVWRICSDNGWWRVFGKKKRGKKAKVGVAGHDDLVRRDFTAAGPNLLWLTDISEHRTDEGKLYICAIKGVWSNRIVGYSISDRMESKIAVDALNNAVARRAVDGQKVAGCTLHSDRGSQFRARKLQQELWCHQLLGSMGQVGSAGDNAAMESFFALLQKNVLNRRRWTTREELRIAIVTWIERTYPRRRRQERLGRLTPIEFELIMSKAADQAA encoded by the exons GTGGCTGGCAGGTATCCCAAGGAGTTCAAGGAAGACGTGATCCGGGTCGCCCGGGACCGTGGACCGGGCGAGACTCTCGAGCAGATCGCGCACGACTTCGGTGTGCATCCGGTGACGTTGTCGAAGTGGCTGCGCCAAGCCGATGTCGAGGACGGCATCAAGCCCGGTGTCACCAAGGACCAGGCCGCCGAACTCCGCGCCGCACGCAACCGGATCAGGCGACTGGAGCAAGAGAACGAGGTCCTGCGCCGGGCTGCGGCCTACCTGTCGCAGGCGAGCCTTCCG AAAAGGCTCTACCCGCTCGTGAGAGACCTCGCGGCGAGCGGTGTGCCTGCTGAGGTCTCCCTGGAAGTGCTCGGGCTTGGCCGCTCGGCCTACTACCGGTGGCTAGCGAAGCCGATCACCGACAGCGACTACGCCGAGGCGTACCTGGCCAACGCGATCTTCGATGCCCACCGCGACGACCCCGAGTTCGGCTACCGGTTCCTTTTCGATGAGGTCACCGATGCCGGCCACGAGGTCAGCGAACGCACCGTGTGGAGGATCTGCTCGGACAACGGCTGGTGGAGGGTGTTCGGGAAGAAGAAGCGCGGCAAGAAGGCCAAGGTCGGCGTCGCGGGCCATGACGACCTCGTCCGTCGAGACTTCACCGCGGCGGGCCCGAACCTGCTGTGGCTGACCGACATCTCCGAGCACCGCACCGACGAGGGCAAGCTCTACATCTGCGCGATCAAGGGCGTGTGGTCCAACCGCATCGTCGGCTACTCAATCAGTGACCGGATGGAGTCCAAGATCGCCGTCGACGCCCTCAACAATGCCGTCGCCCGCCGAGCAGTCGATGGGCAGAAGGTGGCCGGGTGCACGCTGCATTCGGACCGCGGGTCGCAATTTCGTGCGCGGAAACTTCAGCAGGAACTGTGGTGCCATCAGCTCCTCGGATCGATGGGCCAGGTCGGCTCAGCCGGCGACAACGCGGCCATGGAGAGCTTCTTCGCGCTGCTCCAAAAGAACGTCCTGAACCGGAGGCGATGGACCACCCGCGAGGAACTTCGCATCGCAATCGTGACCTGGATCGAGCGGACCTACCCCCGCCGCCGACGCCAAGAACGGCTCGGACGTTTGACCCCCATCGAGTTCGAACTCATCATGAGCAAGGCCGCCGATCAGGCAGCGTAG